One stretch of Paenibacillus sp. FSL R5-0341 DNA includes these proteins:
- a CDS encoding chitinase N-terminal domain-containing protein, whose product MALPLQTGLWNGDASVHAEGPTDPAPFIQAKVVNQNAGKKVLFDNSHGQTAGAADWVIDGGFSDFGNALANDGYYVKELRKTTPFTYDDLKEYNVFVIAEPQIPFKTSEQAALKQYVEMGGSIFFVGDHYNADRNKNRWDGSEVINGYRRGAFEDPTKGMSTDERNSEAMQNVTSTDWLSDNFGVRFRYNALGDINANIVVPADQAFGITEGVSAVAMHAGSTLAITDPEKAKGIVYLPKTNAKWNNAVDQGVYNGGGIEEGPYVAVSKLGAGKAAFIGDSSPVEDASPKYLREETGTRKTTYDGFKEADDAVLLVNTVNWLATQENYTDLTQVNGLELDTATALLPFEEPAASTEPQAEPWSAPAAGYKWYDRSTFKAGSYGGPASSANAAYSFVKQDTLPNAEDFQIRVVVENMAPNTTVSGYSAGIYLTGGTQVAMIQNESGTWPTSYGYSSTFSVTSDSQGRGIKDLNVRIKPGTTGAASLRLRLNGSNLITNAVTVGNVPAEQLPEEEGPIPAAITVAEARTKAVGTTVTIEGVVTTEPGAFGGQAFYLQDETAGIYVFQHTSGFHAGDKVKVTAATTIYNSEFELTDIIAIEKTGTASVPAPIEVTAITDANQGQLVQLKDVTIENIISATPVGSFEFDAVAADGTSTHIRVDTRTGVTDTSFPYVAGDKIDITGVSAIFKDVYQLKPRGLNDFVPAENQGGGETPSTPAEGAPGKPVLSSDNGYTTGLFEGSYNVSMNLWWGENGSTYKLYENGVLIDTQKLTAASPSAQSSKTAITGKANGTYTYVAELTNDKGTTRSDELTVQVTNAAPGKANLSQNNWDGDGNYNVSMNLWWGTNATEYRLYENDVLIDAQALKADTPASQSATTELSGRANGTYTYRAELINAAGVTSTETITVQVTKALPLAS is encoded by the coding sequence ATGGCTTTGCCGCTTCAGACCGGATTATGGAACGGAGATGCATCGGTTCATGCGGAAGGGCCGACAGACCCGGCACCGTTCATCCAGGCGAAGGTTGTGAACCAAAACGCAGGTAAGAAAGTCTTGTTCGACAACTCACACGGCCAGACGGCTGGAGCTGCAGACTGGGTCATCGATGGAGGTTTCTCCGACTTCGGAAATGCACTCGCGAATGATGGTTATTATGTCAAAGAACTTCGCAAGACGACACCATTTACCTATGATGATCTGAAAGAGTATAACGTATTCGTTATTGCAGAGCCTCAAATTCCTTTCAAAACATCCGAACAGGCAGCACTGAAACAATATGTTGAAATGGGCGGCAGCATCTTCTTCGTTGGAGATCACTATAATGCCGACCGTAATAAAAACCGCTGGGATGGCTCAGAAGTCATCAACGGTTATCGTCGGGGAGCCTTTGAAGATCCAACCAAAGGTATGAGCACAGATGAGCGCAACTCGGAAGCCATGCAAAATGTAACCAGCACGGACTGGTTGTCCGATAACTTCGGCGTACGATTCCGCTATAACGCACTTGGCGATATCAACGCCAATATTGTCGTACCGGCCGACCAAGCCTTCGGCATCACAGAAGGCGTATCGGCTGTAGCCATGCACGCCGGTTCAACACTCGCAATCACTGATCCGGAAAAGGCAAAAGGCATTGTGTACCTGCCAAAAACCAACGCAAAATGGAATAACGCGGTGGACCAAGGCGTATACAACGGCGGCGGGATCGAAGAAGGTCCTTACGTAGCCGTATCCAAGCTGGGCGCAGGTAAGGCTGCCTTCATCGGTGACTCCTCTCCAGTAGAAGATGCATCTCCGAAATACTTGCGTGAAGAGACAGGTACACGCAAAACGACTTATGACGGTTTTAAAGAAGCCGATGATGCTGTGTTGCTCGTGAACACTGTGAACTGGCTTGCTACACAAGAGAACTACACGGATCTGACTCAAGTGAACGGACTTGAACTGGATACAGCTACAGCGCTGTTGCCATTTGAAGAGCCGGCTGCTTCCACAGAACCACAAGCTGAACCTTGGTCCGCACCTGCTGCCGGATACAAGTGGTACGATCGTTCCACGTTCAAGGCTGGTTCTTACGGTGGCCCTGCATCCAGTGCGAACGCTGCATACAGCTTCGTGAAACAGGATACTCTTCCAAATGCAGAAGACTTCCAGATTCGTGTGGTTGTGGAGAACATGGCTCCGAACACAACCGTATCCGGTTATAGTGCCGGTATCTATCTGACTGGCGGAACACAGGTCGCCATGATCCAGAATGAAAGTGGTACTTGGCCGACTTCGTACGGCTATAGCTCCACATTCAGTGTAACCTCGGACAGCCAAGGTCGCGGGATCAAAGATCTGAACGTTCGCATCAAACCGGGGACAACTGGTGCTGCGAGCTTGCGTCTGCGTCTGAACGGCAGTAACCTGATCACCAATGCCGTGACCGTAGGTAATGTGCCGGCAGAACAGCTTCCGGAAGAAGAAGGACCGATTCCAGCGGCTATCACTGTTGCTGAAGCACGCACCAAAGCGGTTGGTACTACCGTAACTATCGAAGGTGTCGTAACGACAGAACCAGGTGCGTTTGGTGGACAAGCCTTCTATCTTCAGGATGAAACTGCCGGAATCTACGTGTTCCAGCACACTAGCGGCTTCCATGCTGGTGACAAGGTGAAAGTAACAGCAGCAACAACCATCTATAACAGCGAGTTCGAGCTTACCGATATCATCGCGATTGAGAAAACAGGTACGGCTTCCGTACCTGCGCCAATCGAAGTTACAGCAATTACAGATGCGAACCAAGGTCAACTGGTTCAATTGAAAGATGTAACGATTGAGAATATCATCAGTGCTACACCAGTTGGGTCTTTTGAATTCGACGCGGTAGCAGCAGACGGAACGAGCACACATATCCGTGTAGATACACGTACAGGTGTGACAGATACTTCCTTCCCTTATGTTGCTGGTGACAAAATCGATATCACAGGCGTTTCCGCTATTTTCAAAGACGTATACCAATTGAAACCTAGAGGCTTGAATGATTTTGTACCTGCAGAAAATCAAGGTGGAGGCGAAACACCTTCCACTCCAGCTGAAGGGGCACCGGGTAAACCGGTGCTTTCTTCTGATAATGGATATACAACTGGCCTGTTCGAAGGTTCGTATAACGTAAGCATGAACCTCTGGTGGGGCGAAAATGGTTCCACGTACAAACTGTATGAGAATGGCGTTCTGATCGATACACAGAAGTTGACTGCGGCTTCACCATCGGCTCAGTCCTCCAAAACGGCTATTACAGGCAAAGCTAACGGAACATACACGTATGTAGCTGAGCTGACCAACGACAAAGGAACTACACGCAGTGACGAGCTGACCGTTCAAGTAACGAACGCTGCTCCAGGGAAAGCGAACTTGTCCCAAAACAACTGGGATGGTGACGGCAACTACAACGTATCCATGAACCTCTGGTGGGGTACGAACGCAACCGAATACCGTCTCTATGAGAATGATGTATTGATTGATGCACAAGCATTGAAAGCTGATACACCAGCTTCTCAAAGTGCTACAACGGAATTGTCTGGTCGCGCTAACGGAACGTACACGTACCGTGCTGAGCTAATCAATGCCGCAGGCGTAACCAGCACAGAGACGATTACGGTTCAAGTGACCAAAGCTTTGCCTTTGGCTAGCTAA
- a CDS encoding RNA polymerase sigma factor has translation MNNTQLNDAYINYKSEITRYLSHIVKQPQDAEDLAQECFIRLMNVTVDIPEDRLLYYLKRIARNLAMDSFRRQTRTLKRDSRLEAPTHHFDTPHLEINEGVDDLVSHINNTEHRKILELRLIHGYSIKETAELVNRSEGMIKSSVFHAVNRIRAKVIS, from the coding sequence ATGAACAACACACAACTTAATGATGCTTATATCAACTATAAATCAGAAATCACAAGGTATCTATCCCATATCGTCAAACAACCTCAAGATGCAGAGGATCTGGCTCAGGAGTGTTTCATTCGACTGATGAACGTTACCGTGGATATCCCTGAAGACCGGCTTCTCTATTACCTCAAACGAATTGCCCGAAATCTTGCCATGGACAGCTTCCGCAGGCAGACCCGTACACTCAAACGCGACAGTCGTCTGGAGGCACCTACCCATCACTTCGATACACCGCATCTGGAAATTAACGAAGGCGTCGACGATCTGGTCTCCCATATTAACAACACCGAGCATCGTAAGATATTAGAACTTCGCCTCATTCATGGATACTCCATTAAGGAAACGGCAGAGCTGGTGAATCGTAGTGAAGGTATGATTAAATCCTCTGTCTTCCATGCCGTGAATCGAATTCGAGCTAAAGTCATCTCATAG
- a CDS encoding response regulator transcription factor: MRQKEILIIEDEESIRDILSYSLRKEGFEIKEAATGKEGLDLLRDSKPDLILLDLMLPDMSGFDVCRQLSVNSKIPVIMITAKSDMLDKVLGMELGADDYITKPFDIREVVARIRAIFRRIDLISETLENQSYEVVRLGKHIEIRKDEREVWKDGERAGLTNKEYDLLLFLVTHHRKVHTRSELLDKVWGFDFAGDTRTVDIHVQRIRKKLDSGVQGISMIETVFGVGYKLNIQVQT; the protein is encoded by the coding sequence ATGAGACAAAAAGAGATTTTAATTATTGAGGACGAGGAGTCCATTCGCGATATTTTGTCCTATTCGTTACGTAAAGAAGGATTTGAGATCAAGGAAGCAGCTACGGGTAAAGAGGGGCTGGATCTGCTTCGGGATTCGAAGCCGGATCTGATTCTGCTGGATCTGATGCTGCCAGACATGAGCGGTTTTGATGTGTGCAGGCAATTATCTGTGAATTCCAAGATACCCGTCATCATGATCACCGCCAAGTCGGATATGTTAGACAAGGTACTTGGCATGGAGCTCGGGGCGGATGACTATATTACGAAGCCTTTTGATATCCGTGAGGTGGTTGCGCGCATTCGGGCGATCTTTCGCCGGATTGATCTTATCAGCGAGACACTGGAGAATCAGTCCTATGAGGTGGTAAGGCTCGGAAAGCATATTGAGATCCGCAAGGATGAACGGGAAGTGTGGAAGGACGGGGAACGCGCCGGACTCACGAATAAGGAATATGATCTGTTGTTATTTCTCGTGACCCATCATCGTAAGGTGCATACACGTTCTGAACTGCTGGACAAGGTATGGGGATTTGATTTTGCAGGGGATACGCGAACGGTGGACATTCATGTGCAACGGATTCGCAAGAAGCTGGATAGTGGTGTGCAAGGCATCTCGATGATTGAAACGGTATTCGGTGTGGGGTACAAGCTGAATATTCAGGTACAGACATGA
- a CDS encoding HAMP domain-containing sensor histidine kinase, with amino-acid sequence MKWTIQFKLVVLFSVIVFIGFSVLLILSNKVAQENMYREVHEDMVQSKRNLDIALNQYFLIHNKRMSKDSLEAGNRELAEQIGSAVGGKITVYRPDASPYGSAGSEVNIAKRADHPDVEEAIKSRIAYTTVVDKGRVTSSLSFPLQMDQQLIGIVQLEKDYTDLYRSNLRFQNTIKLFAAVIFVFVFIASIFISRKITQPIRVLTKRSAEVAQGSLNADIQITTKDEIGELASSFTVMIDRVREQIDVIERERDEVKQVQARSKVFFDNVTHELKTPLTTILGYAQILRDNGFTDQDFFDKGMNYIIKESQRLNTMVADILEVSVSSAVIQAYRFERIDVSDIIREACEDMSIKASKYNIGIHYELEEHQYLQGDRDKLKEVFLNVLDNSVKYSDVNSIIEVQSFRLGDSIAIVIRDQGEGIGAEALQHVFEPFYQDKGINRAEKGSAGLGLSIVKNIVERHGGTVEMKSIMRQGTQVNISLPGEMNA; translated from the coding sequence ATGAAGTGGACGATCCAGTTCAAATTGGTGGTGCTATTCTCGGTCATCGTCTTTATCGGATTCTCCGTTCTGCTGATTCTGTCCAATAAGGTGGCACAGGAGAATATGTACCGAGAAGTACATGAGGATATGGTGCAATCGAAAAGAAACCTGGACATCGCGCTGAATCAGTACTTCCTGATTCATAACAAACGTATGAGCAAAGACTCGCTCGAAGCTGGAAACCGCGAGCTCGCGGAGCAGATTGGTTCAGCCGTTGGCGGGAAGATTACGGTATACCGTCCCGATGCTTCGCCCTACGGATCTGCTGGCAGCGAGGTTAACATTGCTAAGCGCGCTGACCATCCTGATGTGGAGGAAGCCATAAAGTCCCGGATCGCTTACACCACAGTTGTGGATAAAGGTCGGGTCACCTCCAGTCTGTCCTTCCCGCTTCAGATGGATCAACAATTGATTGGAATTGTACAGTTGGAAAAGGATTATACGGACTTGTACAGAAGCAATCTCCGGTTCCAGAATACAATTAAGCTGTTTGCAGCGGTTATTTTCGTATTTGTATTTATCGCGTCTATCTTTATTTCCCGGAAAATTACACAGCCCATCCGTGTACTCACGAAACGTTCTGCGGAAGTGGCTCAGGGAAGTCTGAATGCAGACATTCAGATTACCACCAAGGATGAGATCGGTGAATTGGCTTCAAGCTTCACCGTCATGATTGATCGGGTACGGGAGCAGATTGATGTGATTGAGCGGGAGCGGGACGAAGTGAAGCAAGTGCAGGCGCGAAGCAAAGTCTTTTTTGACAATGTGACACATGAATTAAAGACACCGCTAACGACAATTCTGGGGTACGCCCAGATTTTGCGGGATAATGGATTTACCGATCAGGACTTTTTTGACAAAGGCATGAATTATATTATCAAAGAAAGCCAGCGTCTCAACACGATGGTTGCGGATATCCTGGAGGTCTCGGTCTCGTCTGCGGTCATTCAGGCGTACCGATTCGAACGTATCGATGTATCCGATATTATTCGTGAAGCTTGTGAAGACATGTCGATAAAGGCTAGCAAGTACAATATAGGCATTCACTATGAGCTGGAGGAGCATCAGTATCTACAGGGAGATCGGGACAAGCTGAAAGAGGTCTTCCTCAACGTCCTGGATAATTCGGTCAAGTACAGTGATGTGAACTCCATCATCGAAGTACAATCCTTCCGGTTAGGTGATTCCATCGCTATTGTAATTCGTGATCAGGGAGAAGGTATCGGTGCTGAAGCGCTCCAGCATGTATTTGAACCCTTTTACCAGGATAAAGGAATTAACAGGGCCGAGAAGGGCAGTGCCGGACTGGGTTTGTCTATTGTGAAGAACATTGTTGAGCGTCATGGAGGAACAGTGGAGATGAAGAGCATCATGCGGCAAGGGACACAAGTGAATATCAGTCTTCCGGGGGAAATGAACGCATGA
- a CDS encoding ABC transporter ATP-binding protein, with protein sequence MLQVEQLSHSFRNSQGTVPVLQDINLTIGEGKMVALLGSSGSGKSTLLNLMAGLMKPDQGKILIAGQDIVRFSENRLAEFRRSHIGFIFQSYELLSNLTIRENVELPLVFMGISPTKRKAKALKLLEQVGLGEKANLFPSQLSGGQQQRVSIARSLITEPSVIFADEPTGNLDTETEEEIIAILQQLNRDMNTTFVIVTHEAEVAEQMQVVLTLQHGILVEEAIREV encoded by the coding sequence ATGCTTCAAGTTGAACAATTATCCCACTCGTTCCGTAATAGCCAGGGAACCGTGCCGGTGCTTCAGGATATCAACCTGACAATTGGAGAAGGCAAGATGGTGGCCCTGCTGGGCAGTTCGGGTTCGGGCAAATCCACACTGCTCAATCTGATGGCGGGGCTGATGAAACCGGATCAGGGCAAGATTCTCATTGCGGGACAAGATATTGTACGGTTCAGCGAAAACCGTCTGGCTGAGTTCAGGCGCAGTCACATCGGGTTTATTTTTCAATCCTATGAGCTGCTGTCTAACCTTACAATCCGGGAAAATGTAGAGCTACCTTTGGTGTTTATGGGCATAAGCCCTACGAAACGTAAAGCAAAAGCCTTGAAGCTGCTGGAACAGGTTGGACTGGGTGAAAAAGCAAACTTGTTCCCATCCCAGTTGTCGGGTGGTCAACAACAACGTGTCAGTATTGCACGCTCGCTCATTACCGAACCTTCGGTGATCTTTGCGGATGAGCCTACGGGAAATTTGGATACCGAGACGGAGGAAGAGATCATTGCGATTTTGCAGCAGCTTAACCGGGATATGAATACGACCTTTGTCATTGTGACACATGAAGCAGAGGTCGCGGAGCAAATGCAAGTCGTGCTTACACTGCAACATGGAATACTGGTCGAAGAGGCTATAAGGGAAGTTTGA
- a CDS encoding ABC transporter permease gives MRIRDVARMAWGQIIRRKMVTLLCMMGLSIGSAAMIIALSVGQSVQTYSEKTLNDNYKMDEITITPNEGIRTGNGKGSGQTSKFERGALTLEKIQIIQRLPHVVAVAPMLKLDSLEMVLPDGRSTYVEVIGTQLETLSGFGYKYAEGRGAEDGRMAVTSYGAAFGLVDPKVTQKLFEQLNADPYNNELLEQFTEMSAKQDQLVQQRIQFRYEDYANASKTKMSGSIRVSGELMKPSNMDDMSAQNDKKVYLPLDTARALQDELGLQQTDSSAAKHLNSALVKVEDKRYVSQVEEQIKKLTLNTQSNLFQEEAMADQLAMYQKAALGIGGFIMLLASLSIIVAMIMSTHQRRKQIGVMKVLGANLWQIRQMFITEAAMLGLMGGVAGVGIAFGALGGVNSLLASQMADQMNGPMTVVIQQSALPLGIVFAVLVGIVSGIYPAISASRTNALTVIKSM, from the coding sequence GTGAGAATACGGGATGTAGCACGTATGGCCTGGGGACAGATCATTCGCAGAAAAATGGTCACATTGCTGTGCATGATGGGGCTGTCCATCGGTTCTGCCGCCATGATCATTGCACTTAGTGTGGGGCAGTCCGTACAGACCTATAGCGAGAAAACATTGAACGACAATTACAAGATGGATGAGATTACGATTACACCTAATGAAGGCATTCGTACCGGCAACGGCAAGGGGAGTGGTCAGACATCGAAGTTTGAACGTGGGGCGCTGACGTTGGAGAAAATTCAGATTATCCAAAGACTTCCCCATGTTGTTGCGGTAGCTCCCATGTTAAAGCTGGATTCGCTCGAAATGGTGCTTCCGGATGGTCGCAGTACGTATGTTGAGGTCATCGGTACCCAACTAGAGACCCTGAGCGGATTTGGATACAAGTATGCTGAGGGACGTGGGGCAGAGGATGGTCGTATGGCGGTGACCAGTTATGGGGCTGCATTTGGACTCGTGGACCCCAAAGTAACTCAGAAGTTATTTGAGCAGTTGAATGCTGATCCATATAACAATGAGCTTTTGGAGCAGTTTACGGAAATGTCTGCCAAGCAAGATCAGTTGGTTCAGCAGCGTATTCAGTTTCGATATGAAGATTATGCGAATGCGAGCAAAACCAAAATGAGTGGTTCTATACGGGTGTCTGGAGAACTGATGAAGCCTTCCAACATGGATGATATGAGCGCTCAAAACGATAAAAAAGTATATCTGCCGCTCGATACAGCTCGTGCATTGCAGGATGAGCTTGGATTACAGCAGACCGACAGCAGTGCAGCCAAGCATCTTAACTCGGCTCTGGTCAAGGTTGAGGACAAACGTTATGTATCCCAGGTGGAAGAACAGATTAAAAAGCTAACGTTGAACACACAGAGTAATCTGTTCCAGGAGGAAGCGATGGCAGATCAATTGGCGATGTACCAAAAAGCGGCATTGGGAATCGGAGGTTTTATCATGCTGCTAGCCTCATTATCCATTATTGTAGCGATGATTATGTCTACGCATCAGCGTCGTAAACAGATTGGTGTGATGAAGGTGCTGGGCGCAAATCTGTGGCAGATCCGCCAGATGTTTATTACGGAAGCAGCGATGCTTGGATTAATGGGCGGCGTGGCTGGTGTGGGGATCGCCTTTGGTGCCCTCGGCGGGGTAAACAGTCTGCTGGCGAGTCAGATGGCAGATCAGATGAATGGTCCGATGACCGTCGTTATTCAGCAGTCGGCTCTGCCACTTGGCATCGTTTTTGCTGTTCTGGTTGGCATTGTATCGGGTATATATCCGGCAATCAGCGCATCTCGGACCAATGCATTAACTGTGATCAAATCAATGTAA